A single genomic interval of Solimonas sp. K1W22B-7 harbors:
- the radC gene encoding RadC family protein yields MAITDWPEGERPREKALAQGAASLSDAELLAIFLRTGLPGTSAVDLARELLTRFGGLRSLLKASREEFCEARGLGDAKYIQLQACVEMARRYLGEELKARAALTSPQGARDYLVARLRDLDREVFGALFLDAQHQVLAFEELARGTLDSAAVYPREVLKAALRHNAAAVIFAHNHPSGVTEPSAADRTLTDRLKAALAQIDIRVLDHFVIGEGKPASFAERGWL; encoded by the coding sequence ATGGCGATCACGGATTGGCCGGAGGGCGAACGCCCCCGGGAGAAGGCGCTGGCGCAGGGGGCGGCCAGCCTGTCGGACGCCGAGTTGCTGGCGATTTTCCTGCGGACCGGCCTGCCCGGGACCAGCGCCGTGGACCTGGCCCGGGAGCTGCTGACCCGCTTTGGCGGCCTGCGCAGCCTGCTCAAGGCCTCGCGCGAGGAATTCTGCGAAGCCCGGGGGCTGGGCGACGCCAAATACATCCAGCTGCAGGCCTGCGTCGAGATGGCGCGGCGCTACCTGGGCGAGGAACTGAAGGCCAGGGCCGCCCTGACCAGCCCGCAGGGTGCGCGCGACTACCTGGTGGCGCGCCTGCGCGACCTCGACCGCGAGGTCTTCGGGGCGCTGTTCCTGGACGCCCAGCACCAGGTACTGGCTTTCGAGGAGCTGGCACGCGGCACGCTGGATTCGGCGGCGGTCTATCCGCGCGAAGTGCTCAAGGCCGCGCTGCGGCACAACGCGGCGGCGGTGATCTTTGCGCACAACCATCCGTCGGGGGTGACCGAGCCCAGCGCGGCGGACCGGACGCTGACGGACCGGCTGAAAGCGGCGCTGGCTCAGATCGACATCCGGGTGCTGGATCACTTCGTGATCGGCGAGGGGAAGCCAGCGTCGTTTGCGGAGAGGGGGTGGTTGTAG
- the coaBC gene encoding bifunctional phosphopantothenoylcysteine decarboxylase/phosphopantothenate--cysteine ligase CoaBC: MQASEPRLDGRRILLGVTGGIAAYKAADLVRRLMDAGAEVQVAMTASATEFVRPLTFQALSGRDVRTELFDPAAEAAMGHIELARWPDAIVVAPASADFLARLAAGMANDLLTTLCLATDRPILVAPAMNRLMWSNAATQANLAMLRERGIHTVGPGAGFQACGETGEGRMSEPLDIREAVIRLFGDGPLRGVKAVVTAGPTREAIDPVRFITNRSSGKMGYAVAAALARLGADVTLVSGPTQLAAPAGVKQVSVETAAEMLAACREAAAGAQLFVGAAAVADYRMDTVAEHKIKKSSDAMDLRLVKNPDILATLRQEHPQLFIVGFAAETEKLEEHARAKLERKQLNLIAANLVGNGKAFDRDDNQLSIYWKGGAQDLAPAHKTDLARDLARLIAERYTASTA, translated from the coding sequence ATGCAAGCAAGTGAACCACGGCTCGACGGACGGCGCATCCTCCTGGGGGTGACCGGAGGCATTGCCGCCTACAAGGCGGCCGATCTGGTGCGCCGGCTGATGGACGCCGGGGCCGAGGTGCAGGTCGCCATGACCGCCTCCGCCACCGAGTTCGTGCGCCCGCTGACCTTCCAGGCCCTGTCCGGCCGGGACGTCCGTACCGAGCTGTTCGACCCGGCGGCCGAGGCGGCCATGGGGCATATCGAGCTGGCACGCTGGCCCGATGCGATCGTGGTGGCCCCGGCCAGCGCGGATTTCCTGGCGCGGCTGGCGGCCGGCATGGCCAATGACCTGCTCACCACCCTGTGCCTGGCCACGGATCGCCCGATCCTGGTGGCCCCGGCGATGAACCGGCTGATGTGGTCCAACGCCGCCACCCAGGCCAACCTGGCGATGCTGCGCGAGCGCGGCATCCACACAGTGGGGCCCGGCGCCGGCTTCCAGGCCTGCGGCGAGACCGGCGAAGGCCGCATGAGCGAGCCGCTCGACATCCGCGAGGCGGTGATCCGCCTGTTCGGCGACGGCCCGTTGCGCGGCGTGAAGGCGGTGGTCACCGCCGGCCCGACGCGCGAGGCGATCGACCCGGTGCGCTTCATCACCAACCGCTCCTCCGGGAAGATGGGCTATGCCGTGGCCGCCGCCCTGGCGCGCCTGGGCGCCGACGTGACCCTGGTCAGTGGCCCGACCCAGCTGGCGGCGCCGGCCGGCGTGAAGCAGGTGTCGGTGGAAACCGCCGCCGAGATGCTGGCGGCCTGCCGCGAAGCCGCCGCCGGTGCGCAGCTGTTCGTGGGCGCCGCCGCGGTGGCCGACTACCGCATGGACACGGTGGCCGAGCACAAGATCAAGAAATCGTCGGACGCGATGGACCTGCGCCTGGTGAAGAACCCGGACATCCTGGCGACGCTGCGCCAGGAGCATCCGCAGCTGTTCATCGTCGGCTTTGCCGCCGAGACCGAGAAGCTGGAGGAGCACGCGCGCGCCAAGCTGGAGCGCAAGCAGCTCAACCTGATCGCGGCCAACCTGGTCGGCAACGGCAAGGCCTTCGACCGCGACGACAACCAGCTCAGCATCTACTGGAAGGGCGGGGCGCAGGATCTGGCGCCGGCCCACAAGACCGACCTCGCCCGCGACCTCGCCCGGCTGATCGCCGAACGCTATACCGCCTCCACGGCCTGA
- the dut gene encoding dUTP diphosphatase, producing MHTIQIKILDPRVGSELPLPAYATDGSAGLDLRAVLDAPLALNPGDTTLLKTGLAIYIADPALAAVILPRSGLGHKHGIVLGNLVGLIDSDYQGELMVSCWNRGKDSFTINPGERIAQLVFLPVVRAAFETVSEFHATARGTGGFGSTGKS from the coding sequence ATGCACACGATCCAGATCAAGATCCTCGACCCCCGCGTCGGGTCGGAACTCCCCTTGCCGGCCTACGCCACCGACGGCTCCGCCGGCCTGGACCTGCGCGCGGTGCTGGATGCGCCGCTGGCGCTGAACCCCGGCGACACCACGCTGCTCAAGACCGGTCTTGCGATCTACATCGCCGACCCGGCGCTGGCGGCGGTGATCCTGCCGCGCTCGGGCCTGGGCCATAAGCACGGCATCGTGCTGGGCAACCTGGTGGGCCTGATCGACTCCGACTACCAGGGCGAGCTGATGGTGTCCTGCTGGAACCGCGGCAAGGACAGCTTCACGATCAACCCGGGCGAGCGCATCGCGCAACTGGTGTTCCTGCCGGTGGTGCGCGCCGCCTTCGAAACCGTTTCCGAGTTCCACGCGACGGCGCGAGGGACCGGCGGGTTCGGCAGTACCGGGAAAAGTTAG
- the argB gene encoding acetylglutamate kinase: MPIDHSSAQTIARVLTEALPYIRRFAGKTIVVKYGGNAMKDDDMIASFARDIVLMKLVGMNPVVVHGGGPQIGAHLEKLGKKSEFIEGMRVTDEETMDVVEMMLGGLVNKAVVSALNQQGGRAVGLTGKDGTLIRARKMLLKSGQEIGQVGEVEKIDPRIITHLEAGGFIPVIAPVGVGEHGEAYNINADVAAGKIAAVLQAEKIIFLTNAPGVLDKQEKILTGLTVPQVEDLILDGTIYGGMVPKVRYALDAVNSGVKSAHIIDGRIEHSVLLELFTDAGIGTLIRG, from the coding sequence ATGCCCATCGATCATTCCAGCGCCCAGACCATCGCCCGCGTCCTGACCGAGGCGCTGCCCTACATCCGCCGTTTCGCCGGCAAGACCATCGTGGTCAAGTACGGCGGCAACGCGATGAAGGACGACGACATGATCGCCTCCTTCGCGCGCGACATCGTGCTGATGAAGCTGGTCGGCATGAACCCGGTGGTGGTGCATGGCGGCGGGCCGCAGATCGGCGCGCACCTGGAGAAGCTCGGCAAGAAGAGCGAGTTCATCGAGGGCATGCGCGTCACCGACGAAGAGACCATGGACGTGGTCGAGATGATGCTCGGCGGCCTGGTCAACAAGGCGGTGGTCAGCGCGCTCAACCAGCAAGGCGGCCGCGCCGTGGGCCTCACCGGCAAGGACGGCACGCTGATCCGCGCGCGCAAGATGCTGCTCAAGAGCGGCCAGGAGATCGGCCAGGTCGGCGAGGTGGAGAAGATCGACCCGCGCATCATCACCCACCTGGAAGCCGGCGGCTTCATCCCGGTGATCGCGCCGGTGGGTGTGGGCGAGCATGGCGAGGCCTACAACATCAACGCCGACGTCGCTGCCGGCAAGATCGCAGCGGTGCTGCAGGCCGAGAAGATCATCTTCCTGACCAATGCACCGGGCGTGCTCGACAAGCAGGAGAAGATCCTCACCGGCCTGACCGTGCCGCAGGTGGAGGACCTGATCCTCGACGGCACGATCTACGGCGGCATGGTGCCCAAGGTGCGCTACGCGCTGGACGCGGTGAACAGCGGCGTGAAGTCGGCCCACATCATCGACGGGCGCATCGAGCACTCGGTGCTGCTGGAGCTGTTCACCGACGCCGGCATCGGCACGCTGATCCGCGGCTAG
- the pyrE gene encoding orotate phosphoribosyltransferase: MHAYQSAFLKLALEHEVLKFGSFTLKSGRSSPYFFNLGKISSGAAMRELGSAYAQALQGAGIGYDMLFGPAYKGIPLVTAVALALAEQGRDVPYAYNRKEAKDHGEGGTLVGALPKGRVVIVDDVLTAGTALREAVRLLRAAGAEPVAAVIALDRQEKGTSGASAVQEMERDSGVRVLPLVNVGSLLDYLSQGAADIATIEAIRAYQAQYGVA, translated from the coding sequence ATGCACGCCTACCAGTCCGCGTTCCTCAAGCTGGCCCTCGAACACGAGGTGCTCAAGTTCGGCTCCTTCACCCTGAAGTCCGGGCGCAGCAGCCCCTATTTCTTCAACCTGGGCAAGATCTCCAGCGGCGCCGCCATGCGCGAGCTGGGCAGCGCCTATGCCCAGGCCCTGCAGGGCGCCGGCATCGGCTACGACATGCTGTTCGGGCCGGCCTACAAGGGGATCCCCCTGGTTACCGCGGTGGCCCTGGCGCTCGCGGAGCAAGGCCGGGACGTCCCCTACGCCTACAACCGCAAGGAAGCCAAGGACCACGGCGAGGGCGGCACCCTGGTCGGTGCCCTGCCGAAAGGCCGGGTGGTGATCGTCGATGACGTGCTCACCGCGGGCACCGCCCTGCGCGAAGCCGTGCGGCTGCTGCGTGCCGCCGGTGCCGAGCCGGTCGCCGCGGTGATCGCCCTGGATCGCCAGGAAAAGGGCACCAGCGGCGCCTCGGCCGTACAGGAAATGGAGCGTGATTCAGGCGTCAGGGTGCTGCCGCTGGTCAATGTCGGTAGTTTGCTGGACTATCTCAGCCAGGGTGCCGCCGATATCGCTACCATCGAGGCCATCCGCGCCTACCAGGCCCAGTACGGCGTGGCGTAA
- a CDS encoding exodeoxyribonuclease III, with amino-acid sequence MRVISLNANGIRSAARKNLFDWLPKQKADVLCLQETKAQPEDLTDPVFKPEGWHVAYNSALRKGYSGVAIYSRRKPDAVLTTLGNEEFDAEGRYLEMRFGDLSVVSLYLPSGSSGPERQASKDRFLEFFLPKLREWKGNGREYIICGDWNIAHRNIDLKNWRSNQKNSGFLPHEREWLDLLFGAVGWVDGYRTLYPEQEGEAYTWWSNRGQAWANNVGWRIDYQIITPGLQGRLKKGGVYKAERFSDHAPLTLDYDL; translated from the coding sequence TTGAGAGTCATCTCGCTGAATGCCAACGGCATCCGTTCGGCCGCCCGCAAGAACCTGTTCGACTGGCTGCCCAAGCAGAAGGCCGACGTCCTGTGCCTGCAGGAGACCAAGGCCCAGCCCGAAGACCTGACCGATCCGGTGTTCAAGCCGGAAGGCTGGCACGTGGCCTACAACAGCGCGCTGCGCAAGGGCTATTCCGGCGTTGCCATCTATTCCCGCCGCAAGCCCGACGCGGTGCTCACCACCCTGGGCAACGAGGAGTTCGACGCCGAGGGGCGCTACCTCGAAATGCGCTTCGGCGACCTGTCGGTGGTGTCGCTGTACCTGCCCTCGGGCTCGTCCGGCCCCGAACGCCAGGCCAGCAAGGACCGCTTCCTGGAGTTCTTCCTGCCCAAGCTGCGCGAATGGAAGGGCAACGGCCGCGAATACATCATCTGCGGCGACTGGAATATCGCGCACCGGAACATCGACCTGAAGAACTGGCGCTCCAACCAGAAGAACTCGGGCTTCCTGCCGCATGAGCGCGAATGGCTGGACCTGCTGTTCGGTGCCGTGGGCTGGGTCGACGGTTACCGCACGCTGTACCCGGAGCAGGAAGGCGAGGCCTATACCTGGTGGAGCAACCGTGGCCAGGCCTGGGCCAACAACGTCGGATGGCGCATCGACTACCAGATCATCACCCCCGGCCTGCAGGGCAGGCTGAAGAAGGGCGGCGTCTACAAGGCCGAGCGCTTCTCCGACCACGCGCCGCTGACACTCGACTATGACCTCTGA
- a CDS encoding AmpG family muropeptide MFS transporter: protein MTSEAAPRGWRDALRMYGHPRVASMLFLGFSAGLPFLLVFSTLSAWLAQAGVQRATIGMLSWVGITYSIKFFWAPVVDRLALPGLTRLLGRRRSWMLLAQVGLACGLAGLALHDPATQLRSMVYCALLVAFSSATQDIAIDAWRIEAAEQSLQGNMSAAYQLGYRIALIVAGAGALFLAAEQGWQMSYLTMAALVGVGVVTTLLIAEPEQKISRATLLQEERVLRFIEQRQHWPEGLRHAGAWVIGAVVCPFVDFFQRNGWKLGALILCFVGLFRLTDITMGVMANPFYLSLGYTLKQIAAIAKGYGVVMSILGAFLGGLAVARWGALRALLIGGVVVILSNLCFALLALHGQPSIEGLALVISADNLAAGLAGSAFIAYLSGLTNTAYTATQYALFSSLFTLPGKLMGGASGWVVDQIGFVGFFLYTSALGLPALLILLQLNRRLPAPSAAS, encoded by the coding sequence ATGACCTCTGAGGCCGCCCCGCGCGGCTGGCGCGACGCCCTGCGCATGTACGGCCACCCGCGGGTGGCCAGCATGCTGTTCCTGGGCTTCTCGGCGGGCCTGCCCTTCCTGCTGGTGTTCTCCACGCTGTCGGCCTGGCTGGCGCAGGCCGGCGTGCAGCGCGCCACCATCGGCATGCTCAGCTGGGTGGGCATCACCTACTCGATCAAGTTCTTCTGGGCGCCGGTGGTGGACCGCCTGGCGCTGCCGGGCCTGACGCGCCTGCTCGGCCGGCGCCGCAGCTGGATGCTGCTGGCGCAGGTCGGCTTGGCCTGCGGCCTCGCCGGCCTGGCGCTGCACGACCCGGCGACGCAGCTGCGCAGCATGGTGTACTGCGCGCTGCTGGTGGCCTTCTCCTCGGCGACGCAGGACATCGCGATCGACGCCTGGCGCATCGAGGCGGCGGAACAGTCGCTGCAGGGCAACATGTCGGCCGCCTACCAGCTGGGCTACCGCATCGCCCTGATCGTGGCCGGCGCCGGTGCGCTGTTCCTGGCCGCCGAGCAGGGCTGGCAGATGTCGTATCTCACGATGGCGGCGCTGGTCGGCGTGGGCGTGGTCACGACGCTGCTGATCGCCGAGCCGGAACAGAAGATCAGCCGCGCCACGCTGCTGCAGGAAGAACGCGTGCTGCGCTTCATCGAGCAGCGCCAGCACTGGCCGGAAGGCTTGCGCCATGCGGGCGCCTGGGTGATCGGCGCGGTGGTCTGCCCCTTCGTCGATTTCTTCCAGCGCAACGGCTGGAAGCTGGGTGCGCTGATCCTGTGCTTCGTCGGCCTGTTCCGCCTGACCGACATCACCATGGGCGTGATGGCCAACCCTTTCTATCTCAGCCTCGGCTACACGCTCAAGCAGATCGCCGCCATCGCCAAGGGCTATGGCGTGGTGATGTCGATCCTCGGCGCCTTCCTCGGCGGCCTGGCGGTCGCGCGCTGGGGCGCGCTGCGGGCGCTGCTGATCGGCGGGGTGGTGGTGATCCTGAGCAATCTCTGCTTCGCCCTGCTGGCGCTGCACGGCCAGCCCAGCATCGAGGGCCTGGCGCTGGTGATCAGCGCCGACAACCTCGCCGCCGGCCTGGCCGGCTCGGCCTTCATCGCCTACCTGTCGGGACTGACCAACACCGCCTACACCGCCACGCAGTACGCCCTGTTCAGCTCGCTGTTCACGCTGCCGGGCAAGCTGATGGGCGGCGCCTCGGGCTGGGTGGTGGACCAGATCGGCTTCGTCGGCTTCTTCCTCTATACCTCGGCCCTGGGCCTGCCGGCGCTGCTGATCCTGCTGCAGCTCAATCGGCGGCTGCCTGCACCGAGCGCAGCTTCCTGA
- a CDS encoding GNAT family N-acetyltransferase produces MLSSLFSPTLPAAFEYPLDDGLRVLLRPIRHEDAPRLRDGFRQLSQLARRRRFLDHVDDLSEEQLKAFTSTDDVSHVAWGALNLEKPDEPGIGIARYVRLEDDPKMADVAIVIADEYQGRGTGFVLQACLHLSAHRAGIRSFNYDVLSDNERIIKHLKLMGAEHAGRADNIDRLRMPVYSRAWDVPDGNEIGKRFAEVFRKLRSVQAAAD; encoded by the coding sequence ATGCTCTCCAGCCTTTTCTCCCCGACGCTGCCCGCCGCATTCGAATACCCGCTGGACGATGGCCTGCGCGTGCTGCTGCGGCCGATCCGCCACGAGGATGCGCCACGGCTGCGCGATGGCTTTCGCCAGCTGTCGCAGCTGGCACGCCGCCGCCGCTTCCTCGATCACGTCGACGATCTGAGCGAGGAACAGCTGAAGGCATTCACTTCCACCGACGATGTCAGCCACGTCGCCTGGGGTGCGCTCAACCTGGAAAAGCCGGACGAGCCGGGTATCGGCATCGCGCGCTATGTGCGCCTGGAGGACGACCCGAAGATGGCCGACGTGGCCATCGTGATCGCCGACGAGTACCAGGGCCGCGGCACCGGCTTCGTGCTGCAGGCCTGCCTGCACCTGTCGGCGCATCGTGCCGGCATCCGCAGCTTCAACTACGACGTGCTGTCCGACAACGAGCGCATCATCAAGCACCTCAAGCTGATGGGCGCCGAGCATGCCGGCCGCGCCGACAACATCGACCGCCTGCGCATGCCGGTCTACTCGCGTGCCTGGGACGTACCCGACGGCAACGAGATCGGCAAGCGCTTCGCCGAGGTCTTCAGGAAGCTGCGCTCGGTGCAGGCAGCCGCCGATTGA
- a CDS encoding DUF6763 family protein: protein MAEWLREMSVGKWFQTDGEPFEIVGLDTAAEVVLVQHFDGTLEELDFDTWVEISARSCAPPEDYSGALDIGREDYGINDEALSSGRWDNPADFIDQMNL, encoded by the coding sequence ATGGCGGAGTGGCTACGCGAGATGTCGGTCGGCAAGTGGTTCCAGACCGACGGCGAACCGTTCGAGATCGTCGGCCTGGATACTGCCGCTGAAGTGGTGCTCGTGCAGCACTTCGACGGCACGCTCGAGGAACTCGATTTCGATACCTGGGTGGAAATCAGCGCCCGGTCTTGCGCGCCGCCCGAGGACTATTCCGGGGCGCTCGACATCGGGCGCGAGGATTACGGGATCAACGACGAGGCGCTGTCCTCGGGGCGCTGGGACAACCCGGCGGATTTCATCGACCAGATGAATCTCTGA
- a CDS encoding NADP(H)-dependent aldo-keto reductase — protein sequence MKKNPLGRTGLEVTEICLGTMTWGEQNSEAQAHEQMDYAVAQGINFFDAAEMYPVPPKPETQGRTEDYIGSWLRKTGRRQELILATKVTGPGLFPYLRGGTKLDRDSVLSACADNLRRLGTDYIDLYQIHWPQRPTNYFGKLGYEHRGEDGGVPIEETLDALGELVKQGKVRHAGISNETPWGLSEYLRLSREQGLPRVASIQNPYSLLNRSFEVGLAEFTQREDVSLVAYSPLAFGVLSGKYLHGALPPDGRITLFSRFTRYTKEQVELATREYVALARANGLDPAQMALAYVRTRPFMTSTIIGATTMEQLRSNIASVDVKLGRDVTKGIEEIHQRFTIPAP from the coding sequence ATGAAGAAGAATCCGCTGGGCCGCACCGGCCTGGAAGTCACCGAGATCTGCCTGGGCACCATGACCTGGGGGGAGCAGAACAGCGAGGCGCAGGCCCACGAACAGATGGACTACGCCGTGGCGCAGGGCATCAATTTCTTCGACGCCGCCGAGATGTACCCGGTACCGCCCAAGCCGGAGACGCAGGGCCGCACCGAGGACTACATCGGCAGCTGGCTGCGCAAGACCGGCAGGCGCCAGGAACTGATCCTGGCCACCAAGGTCACCGGTCCCGGCCTGTTCCCTTACCTGCGCGGCGGCACGAAGCTGGACCGCGACTCGGTGCTGAGCGCCTGCGCGGACAACCTGCGCCGGCTTGGCACCGACTACATCGACCTCTACCAGATCCACTGGCCGCAGCGGCCGACCAATTACTTCGGCAAGCTCGGCTATGAGCACCGCGGCGAAGACGGCGGCGTGCCGATCGAGGAGACGCTGGACGCGCTGGGCGAGCTGGTGAAGCAGGGCAAGGTCCGCCACGCCGGCATCTCCAACGAAACGCCCTGGGGCCTGTCGGAGTATCTGCGGCTGTCGCGCGAGCAGGGCCTGCCGCGCGTCGCCAGCATCCAGAACCCCTACAGCCTGCTCAACCGCAGCTTCGAAGTGGGCCTGGCGGAATTCACGCAGCGCGAGGACGTGAGCCTGGTGGCCTATTCGCCGCTGGCCTTCGGCGTGCTCAGCGGCAAGTACCTGCACGGTGCCCTGCCGCCCGACGGCCGCATCACGCTGTTCTCGCGCTTCACCCGCTACACCAAGGAGCAGGTGGAACTGGCCACGCGCGAATACGTGGCCCTGGCGCGGGCGAACGGACTCGATCCGGCCCAGATGGCCCTGGCCTATGTGCGCACGCGCCCGTTCATGACGTCGACGATCATCGGCGCCACCACCATGGAGCAGCTGCGCAGCAATATCGCCAGCGTGGACGTGAAGCTGGGCAGGGACGTGACCAAGGGCATCGAAGAGATCCACCAGCGGTTCACGATCCCGGCGCCGTAG